From one Aeropyrum camini SY1 = JCM 12091 genomic stretch:
- a CDS encoding proteasome assembly chaperone family protein, protein MVEEIKVVSDLSKDELEGATAVTGFRGFGLVGYLVSKHLALSLGSSKRGYILSPVMPPVVIVEDDGPGYPFDIYYSRDKRVLTIVHRANPEREVQDEYLYTLALWLREMGVGKVILVGGLNMEFMPREEKHGYRWLANRHYKGPQLEAPTMEAGLGVVGPLALLYMYLDYLGVPAAMVLPYSVAERVDYEAAIRGLKVIGGSIIGVEIPTDEIEKMASMQREILETLSRMIEGEEERESGGIYM, encoded by the coding sequence TAAGGTTGTCAGCGACCTGTCCAAGGACGAGCTTGAGGGCGCCACTGCCGTAACGGGCTTCCGCGGCTTCGGCCTGGTGGGCTACCTCGTCTCCAAGCACCTAGCCCTCTCCCTGGGCTCCAGCAAGAGGGGCTATATACTCTCCCCGGTCATGCCCCCGGTAGTCATAGTTGAGGACGACGGCCCGGGATACCCGTTCGACATCTACTACTCGCGGGACAAGAGGGTGCTAACCATCGTCCACAGGGCCAACCCCGAGAGGGAGGTCCAGGACGAGTACCTCTACACGCTGGCCCTCTGGCTGAGGGAGATGGGTGTTGGGAAGGTTATACTCGTGGGAGGGCTTAACATGGAGTTCATGCCGCGCGAGGAGAAGCACGGGTACAGGTGGCTGGCCAACAGGCACTACAAGGGGCCCCAGCTCGAGGCCCCAACTATGGAGGCGGGGCTTGGCGTGGTGGGCCCCCTAGCCCTACTCTACATGTACCTAGACTATCTAGGCGTCCCCGCCGCCATGGTGCTCCCCTACAGCGTGGCGGAGAGAGTCGACTACGAGGCAGCAATAAGGGGTTTGAAGGTTATAGGCGGCAGTATAATAGGGGTTGAGATACCCACGGACGAGATAGAGAAGATGGCCTCCATGCAGCGTGAGATATTGGAGACGCTCAGCCGTATGATAGAGGGTGAGGAGGAGAGGGAGAGCGGCGGTATATACATGTAG
- the tgtA gene encoding tRNA guanosine(15) transglycosylase TgtA — MALAVFEIRDVDLAGRIGRIYTAHGAVETPAFFPVIDVYRQEVSVEEVRAAGFGQVITNAYLLWKRFGREAAEKGVHGILGFQGVVMTDSGAYQILEYGGVELSQEEAIEYQKRLGSDIAVILDIPTGDVGRREAEESVRETIRRAVEARGMIEGDERIWVYPVQGGRYFDLVEESARVGSRLGYYRMYGIGSPTVFLERYMYHVVVEAVYRAKKHLPWGRPVHLFGAGHPLVLPYAVALGVDTFDSASYILYAREGRYITEHGVYRIEDLDYLPCSCPVCSRYTPQELREMDRGERTRLLALHNLYVIAASLRRVKQAIREGRLWELLEETSRKHPSTARVMARMGRYVDMLERGSARGRGVVRGVRAYGVESLSNPRLRRFYGDAARLVEAVAERWGGGRAVLKPLDPKPEPGECESMVGGEEWILFYQPFLGVIPVEACGAYPSLQMDYPQEGLPEEVIEDLASKIVSTVSTLRARGFQVRLEYCGRVEWQARTV; from the coding sequence GTGGCCCTGGCGGTGTTTGAGATTAGGGATGTGGATTTGGCTGGCAGGATAGGCAGGATCTACACGGCCCACGGTGCCGTAGAGACTCCAGCCTTCTTCCCGGTGATAGACGTTTATAGGCAGGAGGTTAGTGTGGAGGAGGTTAGGGCCGCCGGGTTCGGCCAGGTTATAACCAACGCCTACCTCCTGTGGAAGCGCTTCGGCCGGGAGGCGGCCGAGAAGGGTGTCCACGGCATCCTGGGCTTCCAGGGTGTTGTAATGACGGACTCCGGGGCCTACCAGATACTCGAGTACGGCGGGGTCGAGCTGAGCCAGGAGGAGGCTATAGAGTATCAGAAGAGGCTGGGGAGCGACATAGCTGTGATACTCGATATACCCACGGGGGATGTTGGGAGGAGGGAGGCTGAGGAGAGTGTTAGGGAGACTATAAGGAGGGCCGTGGAGGCTCGGGGCATGATAGAGGGTGACGAGAGGATATGGGTCTACCCGGTCCAGGGGGGCCGGTATTTCGACCTGGTGGAGGAGAGCGCCAGGGTGGGGAGCAGGCTGGGCTATTACAGGATGTACGGCATAGGGAGCCCCACAGTATTCCTAGAGCGCTATATGTACCACGTGGTTGTCGAGGCTGTGTACCGGGCTAAGAAACACCTACCCTGGGGCAGGCCCGTCCACCTGTTCGGCGCGGGCCACCCCCTGGTATTACCCTACGCTGTAGCCCTTGGTGTCGACACTTTCGACTCCGCCTCCTACATACTCTACGCTAGGGAGGGCCGCTACATAACCGAGCATGGGGTGTACAGGATTGAGGACCTCGACTACCTACCCTGCTCATGCCCCGTCTGCAGCAGGTACACACCCCAGGAGCTCAGGGAGATGGATAGGGGGGAGAGGACGAGGCTCCTGGCGCTCCACAACCTCTACGTGATAGCGGCGTCGCTGAGGAGGGTGAAGCAGGCTATACGCGAGGGGAGGCTCTGGGAGCTGCTTGAGGAGACCTCCAGGAAACACCCCTCCACGGCGAGGGTTATGGCTAGGATGGGCAGGTATGTGGACATGCTGGAGAGAGGGTCGGCGAGGGGTAGGGGTGTTGTGAGGGGTGTTAGGGCGTACGGGGTTGAGAGCCTAAGCAACCCACGGCTCAGGAGGTTCTATGGGGATGCGGCGAGGCTGGTTGAGGCGGTAGCCGAGAGGTGGGGTGGCGGGAGGGCTGTTTTGAAGCCTCTGGACCCGAAGCCCGAGCCTGGGGAGTGCGAGTCTATGGTGGGCGGGGAGGAGTGGATTCTTTTTTACCAGCCGTTCCTGGGCGTGATTCCTGTGGAGGCCTGCGGCGCCTACCCCTCCCTCCAGATGGACTACCCGCAGGAGGGGCTGCCGGAGGAGGTCATAGAAGACCTAGCCTCTAAGATAGTCTCCACGGTGTCGACGCTAAGGGCCAGGGGGTTCCAGGTTAGGCTGGAGTACTGCGGCAGGGTTGAGTGGCAGGCCCGGACTGTTTAG